The proteins below come from a single Necator americanus strain Aroian chromosome V, whole genome shotgun sequence genomic window:
- a CDS encoding hypothetical protein (NECATOR_CHRV.G18808.T1), protein MLNELNEAGKKIGLRINRKKTQFMKNAYCEDRGVQCEGSLIVETSSYVYLRRSMNMENDLKEELNRRMRAPWAAFALVRKVTDQLANQDLRAHLFDSTVLPALCCAAETWADTAATSRKLFTTHKALERCLLKFNRRTQHLAGLRTSDLRGMSRLRDPAEYISKAKHR, encoded by the coding sequence atgctcaacgaattgaacgaagcagggaagaaaatagggctgcgaataaacagaaagaagacacagttcatgaagaacgcctactgcgaggataGAGGAGTACAATGCGAAGGCTCCctaatcgtggaaacttcgtcatacgtatacctcagacgttctatgaacatggaaaacgacttgaaggaagaactgaatagaagaatgagagcaccatgggcagcattcgcactcGTCAGGAAAGTTACGGACCAACTGGCgaaccaagatcttcgtgcccatctgttcgactcgacagttcttccagcgctctgttgcgcagcggagacgtgggcagacaccgctgccacctCTAGGAAGTTATTTACGACCCACaaagcccttgagagatgtcttctgaagtttaataggcgcacacaacacctagctgGCCTTCGCacctccgacttaagaggaatgtcccgtcttcgcgatccagcagaatatatatcgaaagcaaagcatagatag
- a CDS encoding hypothetical protein (NECATOR_CHRV.G18807.T1): MEKNICYRQRRRKEVVYDDCVLEDSLFQSDWHIEEDPNVDYEMLLRGLRACAERASKPRTTNLDRISKTTKELLGRRRALRLDPNASHIERLVANTSCRKALQEDLLKYRQKKILEAAQRRTSLKKCRRDLREYNIPLAALLSEDGTRTCSRRKMEIITERFHSNLFRPSTPVSSLIIPTGEAPPRILPSEVRVAIKSMKPGTAPGPDFISANFLRAGAHPLHVILDAHMTSYLQKERIPDQWKTSRTVIIHKKGDREDLRNYRPICLLSVLYKVFTKIILTRISRTKPSLKNKLDSVRGSAAWTTSRPCRGS; the protein is encoded by the coding sequence atggaaaagaacatctgctatcggcaacgaaggagaaaagaagtcgtctacgacgattgcgtactcgaggactccttgttccaaagtgactggcacatcgaggaagacccaaacgtggactacgagatgctcctcagaggattacgagcctgcgctgaacgtgcctcgaagccgcgcacgacaaacttggatcgaatttcgaagaccaccaaagAATTGttgggaagaagaagggctttgaggctggatccgaatgcatcgcacattgagcgcttagtagcaaacactagctgcagaaaagcgctgcaggaggatcttttgaagtacaggcagaagaagattctagaagcagcacaaagaagaacgagtctaaagaagtgccgcagagatctccgcgaatataatattccgctagcagccttgctgagcgaagacgggactcgcacgtgtTCTCGTCGtaagatggaaatcattacggagaggttccactcgaaccttttccgtccatcaactcctgtgtcaagcctaatcatccccactggcgaagctccaccacggattcttccttcggaagtacgagtcgctatcaagagcatgaaacctggcacagcccccggacctgattttatatcagcaaactttcttcgggctggtgcccatccgcttcatgtaatcttagatgcgcacatgacatcctatcttcagaaagaaaggatcccagaccagtggaagacctcgcgaaccgttatcatccataagaaaggtgacagagaggaccttcggaactaccgtccgatatgcttgctgagcgtgttatacaaagtcttcaccaagatcattctcacgcgcatatctaggacgaaGCCCAgtctcaagaacaagctggattccgtcaggggttcagctgcttggaccacatctagACCGTgccgagggtcatag